The Pyricularia oryzae 70-15 chromosome 5, whole genome shotgun sequence genome includes a region encoding these proteins:
- a CDS encoding BTB domain and ankyrin repeat protein codes for MSHLLWRAYWQNDVDRFRRLLAPSGHTNHATSHRASLGGGAGGGSGGAGSPNALGTSPRTVATPNKARKSSMPFGGPGGGASGIGKAEVNSRDYMGLTLLLRAASSASENALAFVRALLDHPAIDIYAQDPESGWNALHRALYYGNISVARMLLAKERRDITEGVYKAGGAAASISRIGQLIKTKDHEGNSPFDLFATTIGDADLEFTGTIPDSNDAGDSTEDGAGSDSEEYPAHQPTSGNAGLQDLTDGDELFSFGSNKNMSLGVGDESDRQYPERLHLRRPDHLLYRFYAQYLEKAGLEQTQFPKLEELPAMILTRPIIVHNVVLSKFHSAVITTDPVSNLYICGVGRGGRLGLSDDQRVRFTYVPVQGALADRKVTQVVLGQDHTMAVTDKGELWTWGSNAYSQLGYALPPPAKKDEEPMSLAPKQVFGALKKEVVIGVSASAIHSVAHTTNSVFCWGKNSGQLALMDADSRSLEVQQTPRKVAASLFSAPIVMVSAIDKATTVLLANHIVCVFTNYGYNMVKFPEIDPFATYHISNPAVVLGYDAAASKGQRICHITSGGETIAAVTGRGDLFVMGLNHNADVSSSASTTNPAKIKGSVSQPQCIWRAWKDGVKSVGVGDHGSVIIATKSGAVWRRVKRATAKDAYAGVGAKRKDYKFQRVPYITRVVTVRSSPSGAFAAVRRDSSVMKQLGVGRQEIWEDLDALLPLRGLVALKPKFDNAMAAKLLPKRFSEDDSDTGRAIVAMLQSSDPNADLAHHLDSFTSNDLEGADIWISSSSCPDLKVPVHGWLMSARSPTIRAALAAYRSHGAHTIADCLAIEDMDGKACIQLESLELSTVLNLILFAYTDRIAPAWNIRQPSPSLTQASRQQRVELMKVAARLGIAPLEAAARLQNDPNRSLADDLGTAIKEPSFFDDGDILLELEGGEVAAHSSLLCQRCPYFEGLYNGRSAGMWLTGRRDDAAVAEPVKIDLKHFEREPFEYVLRYLYSDAGTELFDEAVAASFDDFTDLIMDVMAMANELMLDRLSEICQKVMGGFVTTRTIAHLLNEISPCSVTNFKEAGWNYICTQMETMLENHLLDDLEEDVLQELDEQVKVNQANHASKCDSEQRLLETYTDLATDIEEERMVRVKEMAYKASQKEDDRKLSASFKGRVGSLDDGTMTTSTPDKGKRKSTRNEPFSPSLRPKVSTADLMFAMDEDDDGVLSPGGKQQQQPSFSRSEDPSIVSTPRRPAAHRSSSSIHTPAGRVDITISPSPINASPLTKTGSPWQQKPLVTSKLDLRDIMSEDSMNTTSALSAGLAAQKQKEANVKAATANVSQPQKMSQKERKKHQQQMQAALLAQEANQPNKTPWEAVPGQKDRGSPWKPTPATTKVSLKDVTAAEKHTPPASAAASMAKPFVAAESSPKPAQRRTASPDTRFAGQSRTPKGLEGRSPQPSSSPLVPHSKSYMKQHKNQKAEPTLGLSMADIIGQQRREQELVKEAVAKRSLQEIQQEQEFQSWWDQESQRIQEEERRRAALLAARDKGANGEGSSEGARGGRGRRGGRSGGKSRGGSAAAPAGGTSSPAEGPAADQKGPGRRSRGRARGRGDSKKA; via the exons ATGAGTCACCTACTTTGGAGAGCTTACTGGCAAAACGATGTCGACCGTTTTCGGCGTCTGCTCGCCCCCAGCGGCCACACCAATCACGCTACATCGCACAGGGCGAGCTTAGGGGGCGGGGCTGGAGGTGGTAGCGGGGGTGCGGGGAGTCCCAATGCTCTCGGTACATCTCCTCGCACCGTTGCGACTCCCAACAAGGCCCGCAAGTCCTCAATGCCGTTCGGGGGACCCGGAGGTGGCGCATCAGGAATTGGGAAGGCCGAGGTCAACAGCCGGGATTACATGGGACTGACCCTATTGCTGCGCGCTGCATCTTCTGCATCTGAGAACGCCCTTGCCTTTGTCCGCGCTCTGCTCGACCACCCTGCCATCGACATATATGCCCAAGACCCTGAGAGTGGCTGGAATGCCCTCCACCGGGCGCTCTACTACGGGAACATATCAGTTGCGCGCATGCTGCTAGCGAAAGAGCGGAGGGATATTACTGAAGGCGTTTACAAGGCCGGCGGGGCTGCTGCCTCGATCAGTCGCATAGGCCAGCTTATCAAGACCAAGGATCACGAAGGAAACAGTCCGTTTGACCTCTTCGCCACCACAATCGGCGATGCGGACCTCGAATTTACTGGCACTATTCCAGATAGTAATGATGCTGGCGACTCCACTGAGGATGGCGCTGGATCAGACAGTGAGGAGTATCCGGCCCATCAGCCCACCTC GGGCAATGCCGGACTGCAAGACCTGACAGATGGAGACGAACTGTTCTCATTCGGCAGTAATAAAAATATGTCACTCGGTGTTGGTGATGAGTCCGATCGGCAATACCCAGAGAGGCTGCACCTCCGCCGTCCGGATCATCTCCTATACAGGTTCTATGCCCAGTACTTGGAAAAGGCCGGGCTCGAGCAAACGCAATTCCCGAAGCTTGAGGAACTTCCAGCCATGATACTCACCCGCCCAATTATTGTACACAATGTGGTGCTTTCAAAGTTCCATAGCGCAGTCATAACGACGGATCCTGTATCCAACCTTTACATCTGCGGCGTTGGTCGTGGTGGAAGGCTTGGCCTAAGCGACGATCAGCGCGTCAGGTTCACATATGTGCCAGTTCAAGGGGCCCTCGCTGACCGGAAAGTTACGCAAGTTGTGCTCGGACAAGACCATACAATGGCGGTCACAGACAAAGGCGAACTTTGGACATGGGGCTCAAACGCTTATTCTCAGCTTGGATATGCTCTTCCGCCTCCAGCAAAGAAGGACGAAGAACCCATGAGTCTGGCACCAAAACAAGTTTTCGGTGCGCTGAAGAAGGAGGTTGTGATTGGTGTATCTGCCTCTGCCATACACTCCGTTGCCCACACAACCAATTCGGTGTTCTGTTGGGGCAAGAATTCGGGACAGCTTGCTCTGATGGACGCCGATTCGAGATCACTGGAAGTGCAGCAAACACCACGCAAGGTAGCAGCCTCGTTATTCTCGGCCCCGATAGTCATGGTATCAGCCATAGACAAGGCCACGACTGTGCTGCTCGCCAATCACATAGTTTGTGTGTTCACCAACTACGGATACAACATGGTCAAATTCCCGGAGATCGATCCATTTGCCACATACCACATCTCGAATCCTGCAGTGGTTTTAGGCTACGACGCTGCAGCCAGCAAGGGTCAAAGGATTTGTCACATCACCTCGGGCGGCGAAACGATCGCAGCGGTCACGGGCCGGGGTGATCTTTTTGTCATGGGCTTGAACCACAACGCCGACGTGAGTTCATCGGCTTCGACGACGAATCCTGCCAAGATCAAAGGCTCCGTCAGTCAGCCGCAATGCATCTGGAGGGCATGGAAAGACGGCGTTAAATCCGTCGGGGTTGGTGACCATGGCTCGGTCATCATCGCCACCAAATCTGGTGCAGTATGGCGGCGAGTCAAGAGGGCAACGGCAAAGGATGCCTATGCTGGTGTAGGAGCCAAGCGGAAGGACTATAAGTTCCAACGAGTGCCTTACATCACCAGGGTCGTCACTGTCCGTAGCTCCCCTTCGGGCGCCTTTGCGGCCGTTCGCAGAGACTCGAGCGTAATGAAGCAGTTGGGCGTGGGCCGCCAGGAGATATGGGAAGATCTCGATGCGTTGTTGCCATTGCGTGGACTTGTTGCATTGAAGCCTAAGTTTGACAATGCAATGGCGGCCAAACTACTCCCCAAGAGGTTCTCAGAAGATGACTCAGACACCGGAAGAGCTATTGTGGCGATGCTCCAGTCCTCTGACCCTAATGCAGACCTAGCGCACCACTTGGATTCGTTCACGAGCAATGATCTGGAAGGAGCAGACATCTGGATATCATCTTCGTCATGCCCAGATCTCAAAGTACCTGTTCACGGCTGGCTTATGTCTGCCAGAAGCCCAACGATACGCGCCGCACTCGCTGCGTATCGTAGCCATGGAGCTCACACCATAGCAGATTGCCTAGCCATTGAGGACATGGATGGCAAGGCTTGCATACAACTCGAGAGTTTGGAGCTTTCGACAGTACTCAACCTTATCCTCTTCGCCTATACTGACCGAATTGCGCCTGCCTGGAACATTCGCCAGCCATCTCCATCTTTGACGCAAGCATCCCGTCAGCAGCGCGTCGAATTGATGAAAGTCGCAGCACGGCTTGGTATCGCACCGCTCGAGGCGGCGGCTAGACTGCAAAATGATCCAAATCGGTCACTGGCAGACGATCTAGGTACGGCCATTAAAGAGCCATCATTCTTTGATGACGGTGACATCCTGCTCGAGCTCGAAGGGGGCGAGGTTGCTGCACATAGCTCACTGCTCTGTCAACGCTGTCCTTACTTCGAGGGTCTTTACAACGGTCGCTCAGCCGGCATGTGGCTAACGGGCCGGCGTGACGACGCTGCCGTCGCCGAGCCTGTCAAAATCGACCTGAAACACTTTGAGCGAGAGCCGTTCGAATACGTTTTGCGATATCTTTATTCTGATGCCGGAACAGAACTATTCGATGAGGCAGTCGCAGCCAGCTTTGATGACTTTACCGACTTGATAATGGACGTCATGGCAATGGCCAACGAGCTCATGCTGGATCGCCTGTCTGAAATTTGTCAGAAAGTAATGGGTGGCTTCGTGACCACGAGGACAATTGCCCATCTACTCAACGAAATCAGCCCTTGCTCTGTCACCAACTTCAAGGAAGCCGGCTGGAATTATATTTGCACACAAATGGAGACGATGTTGGAGAATCATCTGTTGGACGACTTGGAAGAGGATGTTCTCCAGGAGCTCGACGAACAGGTTAAGGTCAACCAGGCTAATCACGCCTCCAAGTGTGACTCAGAGCAGCGTCTCCTTGAGACATATACCGATCTTGCGACCGATATCGAAGAAGAAAGGATGGTGAGAGTGAAGGAAATGGCCTACAAGGCTAGCCAGAAAGAAGATGATAGGAAGCTCTCTGCGTCTTTCAAGGGCAGAGTGGGAAGCCTCGATGATGGAACCATGACAACATCCACGCCAGACAAGGGGAAGAGAAAGTCGACACGCAACGAGCCTTTCAGTCCATCGTTGAGGCCAAAAGTATCCACGGCAGACCTCATGTTCGCTATGGACGAAGATGATGACGGAGTACTAAGCCCCGGcggcaagcagcagcagcaaccaagTTTCAGCAGATCTGAAGACCCATCGATTGTTTCAACCCCAAGGCGACCAGCAGCCCACAGATCTTCCTCAAGTATCCATACACCAGCTGGGCGGGTCGATATTACTATCTCACCAAGCCCGATAAATGCTAGCCCATTGACCAAGACTGGAAGTCCATGGCAGCAAAAGCCACTGGTTACGTCCAAGCTGGATCTCCGTGATATAATGAGCGAGGATTCCATGAATACAACTTCAGCCTTGTCTGCAGGGCTAGCCGCTCAGAAGCAGAAAGAGGCGAATGTCAAAGCTGCTACGGCGAATGTGTCTCAACCTCAGAAAATGTCACAGAAAGAACGCAAGAAACATCAGCAGCAGATGCAAGCTGCCTTGCTTGCCCAGGAGGCCAACCAGCCCAACAAAACCCCATGGGAAGCAGTTCCAGGTCAGAAAGACAGAGGTTCTCCGTGGAAGCCCACACCAGCAACAACCAAGGTCAGTTTGAAAGACGTGACCGCAGCGGAAAAGCATACGCCACCAGCATCTGCAGCAGCCTCCATGGCCAAACCTTTTGTCGCCGCCGAGTCGTCGCCCAAGCCAGCCCAACGCCGCACGGCCTCCCCCGACACCCGATTCGCTGGCCAGTCGCGAACACCCAAGGGTCTAGAAGGCCGTTCACCGCAGCCGTCGTCCTCACCCCTTGTCCCACATTCCAAGTCGTACATGAAGCAACACAAGAACCAGAAAGCGGAGCCGACGTTGGGTCTCAGCATGGCGGACATCAtcgggcagcagcggcgcgaGCAAGAACTTGTCAAGGAAGCTGTGGCCAAACGCAGCCTTCAGGAGATtcagcaggagcaggagtTCCAATCATGGTGGGATCAGGAAAGCCAACGGATTCAGGAAGAGGAACGACGGAGGGCCGCTCTCTTGGCCGCCCGTGACAAGGGCGCCAACGGAGAAGGATCTTCGGAGGGCGCAAGGGGCGGCCGCGGTCGACGAGGAGGTCGGTCCGGTGGCAAAAGCCGAGGAGGCTCCGCAGCAGCGCCAGCCGGGGGCACATCTTCGCCTGCGGAAGGTCCTGCTGCTGACCAAAAGGGACCCGGCAGGAGGTCGAGAGGAAGAGCTAGAGGGAGAGGTGATAGTAAAAAAGCTTGA
- a CDS encoding class E vacuolar protein-sorting machinery protein HSE1, translated as MFRAQATTPYDTAIAKATDENLTSEDWGAIMEVCDRVAGDDNGAKEAVQALIRRLAHRNANVQLYTLEVANALSQNCGKPMHRELASRAFTEALLKLANERNTHNQVKAKILEGTKEWSDMFKDDADLGIMYDAYYRLKQTNPQLQPPSAPQKNSLTDVDRQKEEEELQIALKLSLQEEERKKQQTPAGPSGAAGPSSSSAPDQAGTPSGQGADAGAGAAAVPLQPTGTGTTAATVSRVRALYDFVPSEDGELEFKKGDVIAVLESVYKDWWRGSLKGKTGIFPLNYVEKLADPTPDELQREAQMEAEVFSEIKNVEKLLTLLSTSSKDEDSEEIAKLYQQTSAIRPKLIKLIEKYSQKKDDFTQLNEKFIKARRDYEALLETSMSHPPQPSYHQYAVRPQGYGGSPTPYPTQGPPQQDPQRFYPPGPHPDQYPPSSPSPHLQRPGGTPGPGAQAPFYVAGAEVPSHGGPHPNQNFPPRDPGQRIPSAGKQPARLQTQQASSSPPPSAPYAAYSQPPAQQGSYGNPQELSTSAYDSPVASHPHPNPLGSNAPFAPATYPAEERYGTPSAAPAPLNPGGGQQQPYQYNSYQNQTPPQPANTQPPQGGMYSGQGYNDSSDAVGNVPPQPTSAAPPPPVPGSQRVHSPVYGGPPGAADSRFSLPSRMGPGAPSAPLGGPSSPGEQPQYKAYVPPGSSGPSAPSAPSVPADYYRQPGGTANY; from the exons CCAAGGCGACGGACGAAAATCTGACCTCGGAAGACTGGGGCGCCATCATGGAGGTTTGCGACCGAGTGGCCGGAGATGACAACGGAGCAAAGGAGGCCGTCCAGGCCCTGATAAGACGACTCGCACACAGAAATGCCAATGTGCAACTCTATACGCTAGAG GTCGCCAACGCCCTCAGCCAAAACTGCGGCAAGCCCATGCACCGTGAGCTGGCATCGCGCGCCTTCACCGAGGCGCTGCTCAAGCTAGCCAACGAACGCAACACCCACAACCAGGTCAAGGCCAAGATACTGGAGGGCACCAAGGAGTGGTCCGACATGTTCAAAGACGACGCCGACCTCGGCATCATGTACGACGCCTACTACAGGCTAAAGCAGACCAACCCGCAACTGCAGCCGCCCTCTGCGCCGCAGAAGAACTCGCTCACCGACGTGGACCGccagaaggaggaggaggaactgCAGATAGCCCTCAAGCTGTCGCTGCAAGAAGAGGAGCGCAAGAAGCAGCAGACCCCGGCCGGCCCGTCAGGAGCTGCCGGCCCATCATCTTCATCCGCTCCGGACCAGGCCGGAACACCCAGCGGTCAGGGTGCCGATGCGGGAGCTGGGGCTGCTGCGGTGCCGCTACAGCCGACTGGCACGGGGACCACGGCGGCGACCGTATCAAGGGTGCGGGCGCTGTACGACTTTGTACCATCCGAGGACGGCGAGCTAGAGTTCAAAAAGGGCGACGTCATCGCAGTCCTCGAGTCTGTGTacaaggactggtggcgcgGTTCGCTGAAGGGCAAGACGGGTATCTTCCCCCTTAATTACGTCGAGAAGCTGGCAGACCCGACGCCAGACGAATTGCAGCGCGAGGCGCAAATGGAGGCCGAGGTATTTTCCGAGATCAAGAACGTCGAGAAGCTGTTGACGCTCCTGAGCACATCCTCCAAGGACGAGGACAGCGAAGAAATAGCC AAGCTGTACCAGCAAACGTCGGCTATCCGTCCCAAGCTGATCAAACTTATAGAGAAATATTCACAGAAGAAAG ACGATTTCACGCAACTCAATGAGAAATTTATCAAAGCACGGCGGGATTATGAGGCGCTGCTGGAGACCTCCATGTCACACCCGCCCCAGCCTAGCTACCACCAATACGCAGTTCGTCCTCAAGGATATGGTGGATCTCCGACCCCTTACCCTACTCAAGGTCCGCCACAGCAGGATCCTCAGAGATTCTACCCTCCTGGTCCTCACCCAG ACCAGTATCCTCCTTCTTCACCTTCACCGCATTTGCAACGTCCGGGTGGAACACCTGGCCCCGGTGCCCAAGCACCTTTCTATGTAGCAGGTGCTGAGGTTCCGTCGCACGGTGGCCCTCACCCCAACCAGAACTTCCCTCCGAGGGATCCAGGCCAACGCATCCCCTCGGCAGGGAAGCAACCGGCCCGTCTCCAAACCCAGCAGGCATCCTCTTCGCCGCCCCCAAGTGCTCCTTATGCGGCGTACTCGCAGCCACCAGCTCAGCAAGGGTCCTACGGCAACCCTCAAGAGCTTTCGACCTCGGCTTACGATTCCCCAGTAGCCTCACACCCACACCCCAACCCCCTGGGCTCCAACGCCCCATTTGCCCCAGCAACTTACCCAGCGGAAGAGCGATACGGTACACCATCGGCCGCGCCTGCTCCTCTGAACCCTGGGGGTGGTCAACAGCAGCCGTATCAGTATAACAGCTACCAGAACCAAACTCCGCCGCAACCAGCCAACACGCAACCGCCGCAAGGAGGCATGTATTCAGGCCAGGGCTACAATGATTCGTCTGACGCCGTTGGCAATGTCCCGCCACAGCCCACCTccgccgcgccgccgcccccggTCCCGGGCTCTCAGCGAGTCCACTCCCCGGTTTACGGCGGTCCGCCAGGTGCAGCTGACTCGCGCTTCTCGTTGCCCAGCCGCATGGGACCGGGTGCACCCTCAGCACCGCTGGGCGGGCCTAGCTCCCCCGGTGAGCAGCCGCAGTACAAGGCATACGTGCCACCTGGATCATCGGGGCCCAGCGCTCCAAGTGCACCAAGCGTCCCTGCTGATTACTACAGGCAACCCGGAGGTACTGCGAACTACTAG